The window TTAGCTATGTTGGGCAGTAGCTTTGAAAAAGAGGGTTTTTCCTTGGATAAAGGGAAAAAAGTCTTTGCCGATTCGTTAAGATTGGATTCTGCGGTTTTAAAAAACTCCAGTTCTTTTTCTGTGGGGATGGAAGAAGGGCTGGGAACATCGTTACTTGATGGTAAAGCTAAAGGTTGGATCGGGCTCAATCTTTTATGGGATGGTTCCCTGGGATGGATTAAGGAAACCGGATCCCTGTATTTCAAAAGAAAATTGACTCTATCTTTTAAAAAAGGATCGACAAGGGCAGAATCAGGGGAAAATACGAATACCCTGCTTCTAGGAATGGGTTCAACCAGGGGGGGAACATAAGTGACCTTGCAAAAAAGAAGAAAAAAAAGGTGAAAGAAGACTGAAAAAATCAGCCAAAACAAAATAGAGGAAGTTCTTATTTCCAACGATCGGCTGAAGGTTTTTCCTTGTAAGTTAATGTTCTGCATCGGGTTGGGTGGCGAGTAAAACGGAAAGGTTTTGAGCCAAGAAAAGATTGGTCAGTTCTATAATACAGGCTTGGGGGACTTCTTTGTCGGCCTTGATAATAACCATCTGGTTTGGATGCTGGGATGCAAGAAGAGGGATCATTTTTTTTAACTCATCAAGGCTGACCTCTTGATCGTTGATGTAGAAAAGAGCAGCTCTTTTCGTTGCCGTGTTTGAGGGAAATTCATTTTTTTCCGGTTCAAGAAAAACAGAAACAATCAAGTTACTTAAAGGAACACTTATTCCAAAAGGACTTTTAGGTAATTCGACAACGATGCCCGGTAAAGTAATAAAAGAAGAACCAACCAAGAAGAAAAAAAGGAGCAAAAGCACGACATTAACAAGAGGCACAAAGTTAATTGTGCCTGTCATAAGGTTCAGTCTTGGGCGTAATTTCATGGGCTTGGTCTTCTTCTTCCAAAACTTGGTTGTTTTGCCATCGGTATTCTATGATAGCGTGAATCAGTTCTGTGGAAACTCTTTCAATGTCTCCAAGAATAGCCGAAAGCCGGGTAATCAAAAAATTATAT is drawn from Methylacidiphilum infernorum V4 and contains these coding sequences:
- a CDS encoding ExbD/TolR family protein, which encodes MTGTINFVPLVNVVLLLLFFFLVGSSFITLPGIVVELPKSPFGISVPLSNLIVSVFLEPEKNEFPSNTATKRAALFYINDQEVSLDELKKMIPLLASQHPNQMVIIKADKEVPQACIIELTNLFLAQNLSVLLATQPDAEH